One window of Paroedura picta isolate Pp20150507F chromosome 2, Ppicta_v3.0, whole genome shotgun sequence genomic DNA carries:
- the LOC143829908 gene encoding uncharacterized protein LOC143829908, with translation MMNKNEALEQKTGAAASSRSQSAMKTHWALCLSFSSGGARQFNGLVSQKNLDAQMKQARSGCTASSTESLERASLFCSSESTSSSKSIMSALVESPAKPKPFFRFLFSPLMRTNDFELSSSPPATSSSKKCLHKCLRSGATSDPMPEELQSFSEPIITRVMDCIYVGNLCAAYSGQVLCKNSIDSIIDMSSLPRDCSRSFIPCTCSRGPQHSWSRLKVHIQGYSEEECTSLQQPCFWDINECIEASLEKRKRVLIHCRDGYSLAPTCVIQYLMVKLSMRLLPAYEFVRARYPLNLRECHQDLLVDLERSLWPGEGEGQCFKQVLSRKMAWT, from the exons ATGATGAATAAGAATGAAGCACTAGAACAAAAGACTGGAGCAGCAGCTTCCTCTAGGTCCCAGTCAGCCATGAAGACTCATTGGGCCCTGTGTTTATCCTTCTCATCAGGGGGTGCCAGGCAGTTCAACGGCCTGGTTTCCCAGAAGAATCTTGATGCTCAG ATGAAGCAAGCCCGCAGTGGTTGCACAGCCAGCAGCACAGAGTCCCTGGAAAGGGCATCCTTGTTCTGCTCCTCTGAATCAACTTCCTCATCCAAATCCATCATGTCCGCACTAGTGGAATCTCCAGCCAAGCCCAAGCCTTTCTTCCGATTCTTGTTTTCTCCCTTGATGAGGACTAATGACTTTGAACTGAGTTCCAGTCCCCCGGCTACTTCTAGCTCCAAGAAGTGCCTCCATAAGTGTCTCAGATCTGGAGCAACCAGTGACCCAATGCCAGAGGAACTGCAGAGCTTCTCAGAACCCATCATCACCAGGGTAATGGACTGCATCTATGTGGGAAACCTCTGTGCGGCTTACAGTGGGCAGGTACTGTGCAAGAACAGCATCGACAGCATCATTGACATGAGCAGTTTGCCCAGGGACTGCAGCCGAAGTTTCATCCCCTGTACCTGCAGCCGAGGGCCCCAACATAGCTGGTCCCGTCTCAAGGTGCATATCCAGGGCTATTCGGAGGAGGAATGCACTTCTCTGCAGCAGCCTTGCTTCTGGGACATCAACGAGTGCATTGAAGCCTCTCTAGAGAAAAGGAAGCGGGTTCTGATTCACTGCAGGGATGGCTACTCTCTGGCTCCTACCTGTGTCATTCAGTACCTGATGGTGAAACTCAGCATGAGGCTGCTGCCTGCCTATGAGTTTGTCAGGGCCAGATACCCACTTAATCTCAGGGAATGCCATCAAGACCTGCTGGTGGATCTGGAGAGATCTCTTTGGCCgggagaaggggaaggacagTGCTTTAAACAGGTCTTGTCAAGGAAGATGGCATGGACTTAG